In the genome of Acidobacteriota bacterium, the window CACCGGCTGGCTGCGCACGCTCCAGCACATCGACGGCCTCGACGCGACGCTGATTGTGCCCGGGCACGGCGAGCCCCTGACGGACAAGGCGCTGCTGCGCGCGACCATGGGCGTGTTCCGGGAGTTGATCGCGCAGGGCGCCGCCGCCCGCGCGCGTGGCCTCGACCCCGATGCGGCCCGTGCCGAGATCCTGCCCAGCCTGCGGCCACTGATGCTGCAGATTACGGGCGATGTCCCCGCCGCGAACCGCGCGTTCGAGATCCAGCTGGTGGACTGGTTCCTGCACCGCGTCTACGACGAACTGGCCGGGCCACTGACCGACGCCATCGCGCCTATCCCACCGAAATAACAGCCACAGATTAGGCCCAGATTAGTCACCGATTGAAGGCCAGCCGCCGGCCGCGTTCGCGGCCGGCTCGAGGCCAGCCCGAACGTCCCACTCACGAGCCCGCTGAATCTGGAAGGCTCGCGAGTGGAACGTTCGGGCCGGCCTTGCGCGGCTTCGCCGCGCCGGCTGGTCTCTCCGTCGCGCTAACCTGAATCTGCGTCTAATCGGTGTTCAATCTGTGGCGGTCTTTTCTGCGCCATCGGTGGCACTGGACTAATATCTGCGTATGCGCCACGTCGCGATTGCTCTCATCTTCCTGTTCTCGGCGGCCTCTGATCTGGGTTCGCAGACCGCTCCGCTCGATCTGGTCATCCGTAACGGCCGCGTGATTGACGGCACCGGCGCGCCGGCGCGCGCAGCCGACATCGGTATCCGCGGCGGCCGCATCGTCTCGGTCGGCCGCATCACCGAGGCGGCGACGGCGACCATCGAGGCGAAGGGCCTGGTCGTGGCGCCCGGCTTCATCGATGTCCACACCCACGTGGACGAGATCGCGACGCAGCCGGCCATTCCCCACTTCGTCCGCATGGGCGTGACCACGGTCGTGGCCGGCAACTGCGGCTCGTCCGCGGCGGACGTGGCCACGGCGTTCACGACGATTGAGGCCGCGAAGCCGGCCATCAACTACGCGACGCTGATTGGCCACAACACCGTGCGGCGCGAGGCCATGGGCACGGTCAACCGGCAGGCGACCCCCGGCGAACTGAAGCGCATGGAGGCGCTCGTGGCCAAGGCCATGAAGGACGGCGCCGTGGGCTTTTCCACCGGCCTGCAGTACGTGCCGGGCACGTATGCCAACACCGAAGAGATCGTCGCGCTGGCCAAGGTCGCGGCCGCAGGCCGTGGCTTGTATGCCACCCACATGCGCAACGAGGGTACTGAACTCGAGCAGGCGGTGGCCGAATCGATCCACATCGCCGAGTCGGCGAAGTTGCCGCTGGAGATTTCGCACCTGAAGGTGGATGCGCCGAGCCGCTGGGGCGCGAGCGCGAAGGCGCTGGAGCTGATGGACGCGGCGCGGGCGCGCGGCGTGCGCGTAAACGCCGACCAGTACGTCTACGACGCCGCCAGTTCGAACCTGGGCATTCGCTTTCCCTCGTGGGTGCTCGAGGGCGGGCAGGAGAAGATCAACGAACGGCTGACGGACGAGCCGACGTGGCAGAAGATCCGCGCCGAGATGCGCGAGCTGATTCGCGAGCGCGGGCTCGAGGACTACAGCTTTGCCCGCATCGCCGAGTACCGCACCGACCGATCCCTCAACGGCCTGACTGTTCCGCAGGCCACGCAGAAGGTGCTCGGCCAGGCGGACCTGGCGACGCAGCAGGAAATGATGCGGCGGATGTTGATGGCCGGCGGCGCCTCCATGGTCTATCACTTCATGGGCGACGAGGACCTGGCGCGCATCCTGCGGCATCCCATGGTGTCGATTGCCTCCGACAGCGGCCTCAACACCTTCGGCGAGGGCGTGCCGCATCCGCGCGGCTACGGCAACGCGGTGCGGGCGCTCGGGCTCTACGTGCGCGAGAAGAAGGTGATCAGCCTGGAGGAAGCGATTCGCAAGATGACGTCCCTGCCGGCCGATCAGTTCAGCTTCACCGACCGCGGGCGCATTGCCGTGGGCAAGGCCGCCGATCTGGTGATCTTCGACGCGGCGACGGTTGGCGACGTCGCCACCTACGCTGCCCCGCACGCCTATCCATCAGGCATCGCGCACGTGATCGTCAACGGCGTCGCGGTGGTGAGTGACGGTCAGCAGACCGAGGCGCGACCTGGGCAGGTGTTGCGGCACCGGCCGTAAGGGTCGCGACTGCGCGGCTCGTGGGGCACCTGCCAACGGGCCCGAAAGGTAATTCTCCACCGCCGCGGGACTTGCCTGACGGGCAGCCTTCCGCCATAATATGGGCACCCATATGAAGACCACGATCGAGATCGCCGCACCGATCCTCCAGGACGCCAAGGAGCTGGCGCGGCGCGAGGGTGTCACCTTGCGACTGCTGGTGGAGGAAGGCCTGCGCACGGTGCTCGCGGCCCGTCACTCGCGCAAGCGGTTCCGGCTGAAGGACGCCAGCTTCAAGGGGCGGGGCGTGCAGGACGGCGTCGAAGAAGGCCGGTGGGAAGAGCTCCGCGATGCGATCTACGTGGGCCGCGGTGCATGATTGCCGTCGACACCAACCTGCTGGTTTACGCGCACCGCACCGATTCGCAGTGGCATGACGCGGCCGCGCCGCTGATCCGCTCGCTGGCCGAAGGCACCGCGCCGTGGGCCATCCCCTGGCCCTGCCTGCACAAGTTTCTCGCGATCGTGACCCACCCGCGAATCTATGCGCCCCCCACGCCGCAAGCGGCGGCAATCGCCCAGGTCCAGGCGTGGCTGGCCTCGCCGACCCATGTGTTGCTGGCGGAGGGACCTGGTTATTGGGACACGCTAACGACCACGCTCAAGTCGTCGAAGGTGACCGGCCCCCAGGTGCACGATGCGCGCGTCGCCGCGCTCTGCATCCACCATCGGGTGTCGGAGTTGTGGTCGGCCGATCGCGACTTCTCGCGCTTCCCCGCTCTCACCACGCGCAATCCGCTTGTCTGATGATGACCGCGGGCGAGCTCGTCCGCCAACAAGCTTGTCGATTTCCGACGGCGG includes:
- a CDS encoding D-aminoacylase translates to MRHVAIALIFLFSAASDLGSQTAPLDLVIRNGRVIDGTGAPARAADIGIRGGRIVSVGRITEAATATIEAKGLVVAPGFIDVHTHVDEIATQPAIPHFVRMGVTTVVAGNCGSSAADVATAFTTIEAAKPAINYATLIGHNTVRREAMGTVNRQATPGELKRMEALVAKAMKDGAVGFSTGLQYVPGTYANTEEIVALAKVAAAGRGLYATHMRNEGTELEQAVAESIHIAESAKLPLEISHLKVDAPSRWGASAKALELMDAARARGVRVNADQYVYDAASSNLGIRFPSWVLEGGQEKINERLTDEPTWQKIRAEMRELIRERGLEDYSFARIAEYRTDRSLNGLTVPQATQKVLGQADLATQQEMMRRMLMAGGASMVYHFMGDEDLARILRHPMVSIASDSGLNTFGEGVPHPRGYGNAVRALGLYVREKKVISLEEAIRKMTSLPADQFSFTDRGRIAVGKAADLVIFDAATVGDVATYAAPHAYPSGIAHVIVNGVAVVSDGQQTEARPGQVLRHRP
- a CDS encoding DUF2191 domain-containing protein, giving the protein MKTTIEIAAPILQDAKELARREGVTLRLLVEEGLRTVLAARHSRKRFRLKDASFKGRGVQDGVEEGRWEELRDAIYVGRGA
- a CDS encoding PIN domain-containing protein: MIAVDTNLLVYAHRTDSQWHDAAAPLIRSLAEGTAPWAIPWPCLHKFLAIVTHPRIYAPPTPQAAAIAQVQAWLASPTHVLLAEGPGYWDTLTTTLKSSKVTGPQVHDARVAALCIHHRVSELWSADRDFSRFPALTTRNPLV